From Verrucomicrobia bacterium S94, the proteins below share one genomic window:
- a CDS encoding tetratricopeptide repeat protein: MKNISKYCKTTGFTALLFCGGMSVADEMQDFINALPDMSDIRKPPEKMINTKPKKVQDLSIWDEEMFQKQFMASYGVNTDIEPKLTAVEYEQMQKVLDAMSEEDDTEKAEKLLLKNCKDSSSATFEFTLANIYFQQDRLDEALTYYDRAIAQFPNFRRAYKNAGLIHVRNGDFEKALPYLTKTIELGGHTAIAYGLLGFAYGSTGNHLCAESAYRQAILLDPETIDWQLGLARSFFKQQKFGDAVSLCNTLIKTKPDNADFWLLQANAYLGLKQPMRAAENYEYVNALGKSTPESMTMLGDIYVNEERWDMAADAYLRAYELNDGAEPEKALRAAKILAARGSLEQSVRILNRVSERKTSLDKDNLKELLKLQARVAVAGGEGGMWWTFWRKWWRSIRSTARPLFCLLSTMAAMCRKKPFSTMNEPQPLKSLKRKPSCTMDSCWWGRRNMPMLFRCCAAPMSSSRVPISKII, encoded by the coding sequence GTCCGTTGCCGATGAAATGCAGGATTTTATCAATGCACTGCCGGATATGTCCGATATCCGCAAGCCGCCGGAAAAGATGATCAACACAAAGCCGAAGAAGGTTCAGGACCTTTCGATCTGGGATGAAGAAATGTTCCAGAAGCAGTTTATGGCCAGTTACGGGGTGAATACGGACATTGAACCGAAATTGACCGCCGTTGAATACGAGCAGATGCAGAAAGTCCTCGATGCCATGTCGGAGGAGGATGATACGGAAAAGGCGGAGAAGCTGCTGTTGAAAAACTGTAAAGACTCCTCTTCGGCCACCTTCGAATTCACGCTGGCGAACATCTATTTCCAGCAGGACAGGCTCGATGAAGCACTGACGTATTATGACCGGGCCATTGCGCAGTTTCCAAACTTCCGGCGGGCGTATAAGAATGCCGGCCTGATTCATGTGCGCAACGGAGATTTTGAAAAGGCTCTGCCTTATCTCACGAAAACCATCGAACTGGGCGGGCATACCGCGATTGCTTATGGACTGCTGGGGTTTGCCTATGGTTCCACCGGAAATCATCTCTGCGCGGAATCGGCTTATCGCCAGGCGATTCTGCTCGATCCGGAAACCATCGACTGGCAGCTGGGTCTGGCCCGCAGTTTCTTTAAACAGCAGAAGTTCGGCGATGCTGTGAGTCTTTGCAACACCCTGATAAAAACCAAGCCCGACAATGCCGACTTCTGGCTGCTGCAGGCCAATGCCTATCTCGGTCTGAAACAGCCGATGCGGGCGGCGGAAAACTATGAGTATGTCAATGCCCTGGGAAAATCGACGCCGGAAAGCATGACCATGCTCGGCGATATTTATGTGAACGAGGAGCGTTGGGATATGGCGGCCGATGCTTATCTGCGGGCCTATGAACTCAATGACGGGGCGGAGCCGGAAAAAGCCCTGCGGGCTGCAAAAATACTGGCGGCCCGGGGATCTCTGGAACAGTCGGTTCGTATATTGAACCGGGTTTCGGAACGGAAGACCTCTCTGGATAAGGACAATCTCAAGGAGCTGTTGAAGCTGCAGGCGCGTGTGGCTGTGGCCGGTGGCGAGGGGGGGATGTGGTGGACATTCTGGAGGAAGTGGTGGAGGTCGATCCGCTCGACGGCGAGGCCCTTATTCTGCTTGCTCAGCACTATGGCCGCAATGTGCCGGAAAAAGCCATTTTCTACTATGAACGAGCCGCAGCCATTGAAAAGTTTGAAGCGGAAGCCAAGCTGTACCATGGACAGCTGCTGGTGGGGCAGGCGAAATATGCCGATGCTCTTCCGTTGCTGCGCCGCGCCTATGAGCTCAAGCCGCGTTCCGATATCGAAGATTATCTGA